The Miscanthus floridulus cultivar M001 chromosome 7, ASM1932011v1, whole genome shotgun sequence genome includes a region encoding these proteins:
- the LOC136465864 gene encoding uncharacterized protein, which translates to MEDAKPEAMAYIRQWHTKIWTRSQFWTHCKVDYVTNNLVECFNNWIKKYKGLNLDDLMDKIRQLIMDKWDVRRTISRKIQGIILPHIIKMLKEQSRNLDMDVQRCGDTVAEVYVKGGSGFKCVVNLEARTCTCRKWEVSGIPCKHAIAFITSLPDQLEKHVGIYYSVEKFRVAYEALIPVMPDKSQWLKSDHGFFMEPPLLKPTAGRRQKERKKGCTKSGSSTTKRKGSHQCRICKGYGHRWYNCKYVDPDDIAAMLAEK; encoded by the coding sequence ATGGAAGATGCTAAACCAGAAGCAATGGCTTATATAAGGCAATGGCATACTAAGATATGGACGAGAAGTCAGTTCTGGACACATTGCAAAGTCGACTATGTGACCAATAATTTAGTAGAGTGCTTCAACAATTGGATCAAGAAGTACAAAGGTCTGAATTTGGATGACCTTATGGACAAGATCAGGCAACTTATTATGGATAAGTGGGATGTTAGGAGAACAATCTCAAGAAAGATTCAAGGGATCATTCTGCCACACATCATCAAGATGTTGAAGGAGCAAAGCAGGAACTTGGATATGGATGTACAGAGATGTGGGGATACCGTAGCAGAGGTATATGTGAAGGGTGGCAGTGGCTTCAAATGTGTTGTCAATCTAGAAGCAAGAACCTGCACATGTAGGAAATGGGAAGTCTCGGGGATTCCTTGTAAACACGCTATTGCATTCATCACATCTCTTCCggatcaattggagaaacatgttGGCATCTATTATTCCGTTGAGAAATTTAGAGTAGCATATGAGGCCCTTATACCTGTCATGCCAGACAAGTCTCAGTGGCTGAAATCTGACCATGGTTTCTTCATGGAGCCACCGCTTCTAAAACCTACAGCTGGTAGAAGgcagaaagagagaaagaaaggatGTACTAAGAGTGGTAGCAGCACGACAAAGAGAAAAGGTTCACATCAGTGCCGCATCTGCAAGGGATATGGCCACCGTTGGTATAACTGCAAGTATGTTGACCCTGATGATATAGCAGCCATGCTAGCTGAGAAGTAA